One genomic region from Nymphaea colorata isolate Beijing-Zhang1983 chromosome 10, ASM883128v2, whole genome shotgun sequence encodes:
- the LOC116262353 gene encoding ER membrane protein complex subunit 8/9 homolog produces MGGEVKFQLGQNPYIKLVLHALKHRVSSVNGILIGRLDDASSTVDIVDAVPLSHSQIGLLPTLEIALIQVEELFSADGLSVVGYFHANERYDDSELGKIAKKIGDHISRYFPQPAVLLLDNKKLEALCKSIHREPVVQLYTKDASKGWRQAGIDASVQLTLKEPSANTVLSDFIATEKYEEIVDFDDYLDDISKDWLNPRLFK; encoded by the exons ATGGGGGGAGAAGTCAAATTCCAGCTAGGCCAGAACCCTTACATCAAGCTGGTGCTGCACGCCCTTAAGCACAGGGTCTCCTCCGTCAACGGCATCCTTATCGGCCGCCTCGACGACGCCTCCTCCACCGTCGACATCGTCGATGCTGTTCCTCTCTCCCACTCTCAGATCGGTCTCCTCCCCACTCTCGAGATCGCCTTAATTCag GTTGAGGAGCTTTTTTCTGCTGATGGGTTGAGTGTAGTGGGTTATTTTCATGCCAACGAGAGATACGACGACTCGGAACTTGGGAAGATCGCCAAGAAGATAGGGGATCATATCTCACGTTATTTCCCACAGCCGGCTGTACTGTTG ctggataacaaaaaattagagGCATTGTGCAAAAGCATTCACCGTGAACCAGTAGTGCAG CTTTATACTAAAGATGCATCAAAAGGTTGGCGACAGGCCGGAATAGATGCTAGTGTGCAACTGACTCTCAAAGAACCTTCAGCAAATACGGTATTGTCTGATTTTATTGCAACTGAAAAGTATGAAGAGATCGTAGATTTTGATGACTATCTTGATGATATCAGCAA GGACTGGTTGAACCCGAGACTGTTCAAGTAG
- the LOC116262352 gene encoding ribosome-binding factor PSRP1, chloroplastic, with translation MAISALPSSQCCSSSSGFAPSIRYLISSRATNLNTSSLSSSMLPWKISSMAHPKELSLSFNCPQPSPLKGGGRRVVCMASWDGSLSTVRLIIQGKNLDLSDSVKEYIEEKVGKAVQKHSHLVREVDVRLSLRGGEFGRGPKVRRCEVTLFTKKHGVVRAEEDAESLYGSIDLVSAIIQRKLRKIKEKDSDHGRHMKGFNRLKVREPEPEMVADDLQPIPAEEETEDIIEKVVRTKYFDMPPLTVDEAVQQLENIDHDFYAFRNEESGDINIVYKRKEGGYGLILPKGNGKHEKLTAPTATEKVNETVALE, from the exons ATGGCGATTTCTGCATTACCTTCGAGCCAGTGCTGCTCTTCCTCCTCTGGTTTCGCTCCTTCGATTAGATATCTCATCAGTAGCAGAGCCACCAATCTGAACACCAgctctttgtcttcttctatGCTGCCATGGAAGATTTCATCAATGGCCCATCCCAAGGAGCTCTCACTTTCCTTCAACTGCCCACAACCATCACCGCTCAaaggtggaggaagaagggtAGTCTGCATGGCTTCCTGGGACGGGTCCCTCTCCACCGTTCGTCTTATCATTCAAGGAAAGAACCTAGAT TTGTCGGATTCTGTGAAGGAATATATAGAGGAGAAGGTGGGAAAGGCCGTACAGAAACACAGCCATCTTGTTAGAGAAGTCGACGTCCGGCTGTCTCTTCGGGGTGGCGAATTCGGAAGAGGCCCTAAAGTTCGGAGATGCGAG GTGACTCTGTTCACCAAAAAACACGGAGTGGTTCGAGCTGAAGAAGACGCAGAATCGTTATATGGGAGCATAGATTTAGTTTCTGCAATTATACAGAGGAAGCTGAGGAAGATCAAGGAAAAGGATTCTGATCATGGGCGACACATGAAAGGGTTCAACCGCCTTAAGGTTCGGGAGCCCGAGCCAGAAATGGTTGCTGATGATTTGCAACCCATTCCTGCTGAGGAGGAGACCGAAGATATAATAGAGAAG GTTGTACGAACTAAATATTTTGACATGCCTCCATTGACTGTTGATGAAGCCGTACAGCAATTGGAGAACATAGATCATGACTTCTATGCATTCCGCAATGAGGAGAGTG GAGACATAAATATTGtctacaaaagaaaagaaggaggcTATGGCTTAATCTTGCCAAAAGGCAATGGCAAACATGAGAAATTGACTGCACCAACGGCAACGGAAAAAGTGAACGAGACCGTTGCTTTAGAATGA
- the LOC116262723 gene encoding histone H4 yields the protein MSGRGKGGKGLGKGGAKRHRKVLRDNIQGITKPAIRRLARRGGVKRISGLIYEETRGVLKIFLENVIRDAVTYTEHARRKTVTAMDVVYALKRQGRTLYGFGG from the coding sequence ATGTCGGGAAGAGGCAAGGGAGGAAAGGGCTTGGGCAAGGGAGGAGCCAAGAGGCACAGGAAGGTGCTGAGGGATAACATCCAGGGAATCACCAAGCCCGCCATTCGTCGCCTTGCTCGCAGGGGAGGCGTCAAGCGCATCAGCGGCCTCATCTACGAAGAAACCAGAGGGGTTCTGAAGATCTTCCTCGAGAACGTCATCCGCGATGCCGTGACGTACACGGAGCACGCCAGGAGGAAGACGGTGACGGCCATGGACGTCGTCTACGCCCTCAAGAGGCAGGGAAGGACCCTCTACGGTTTCGGCGGTTAG